In a genomic window of Dyadobacter fermentans DSM 18053:
- a CDS encoding helix-turn-helix domain-containing protein produces MIPNETVAHFYETHPAAKGLKGPDKTTGDEGHFNVFSRVFCNKYTSYARRDFYKISLILGKGKITYGNQEIEINRNALVFFNRNVPYSWQAMSEEQSGYFCLFTDQFLSTINRSATVADCPILRNDAIPVYFINEEQQEYLLSIFGKMQADIESSYVHKYDLMRNYVNVLAHEAMKMQPSEVNDVHVNGSAKLSSQFHELLERQFPIESPEHKLKLKTAKDYANRLGVHVNHLNRALKEITGKTTTEHIIDRVLAQSKVMLRHSNWSVAEIAFCLGFEYPAYFNNLFKKQIGITPKSYRVHER; encoded by the coding sequence ATGATACCGAATGAGACCGTAGCGCATTTTTACGAAACGCACCCCGCTGCGAAGGGACTGAAAGGTCCTGACAAAACCACCGGGGATGAAGGTCATTTCAACGTATTCTCCCGGGTGTTCTGCAACAAATACACTTCCTATGCAAGAAGGGATTTTTACAAAATCTCGCTCATTCTCGGGAAGGGGAAGATTACCTACGGCAACCAGGAGATCGAGATCAACCGGAATGCACTCGTTTTCTTCAACCGCAATGTGCCCTATTCCTGGCAGGCAATGTCAGAAGAGCAATCGGGGTACTTCTGCCTTTTTACCGACCAGTTCCTGAGCACGATCAACCGCTCGGCCACCGTGGCCGACTGCCCTATTTTGCGAAATGACGCCATTCCGGTGTATTTTATCAATGAAGAGCAGCAGGAATACCTCCTCAGCATTTTCGGCAAAATGCAGGCCGATATCGAGTCGAGCTACGTGCACAAGTACGACCTGATGCGCAATTACGTGAACGTGCTCGCCCACGAGGCCATGAAAATGCAGCCTTCCGAGGTGAACGACGTGCATGTGAATGGATCGGCAAAGTTATCATCGCAATTCCACGAGCTGCTCGAACGCCAATTCCCCATTGAATCGCCGGAACACAAGCTGAAACTCAAAACAGCCAAGGATTATGCCAACCGGCTTGGCGTGCATGTGAACCACCTCAACAGGGCATTGAAGGAAATAACGGGAAAAACTACCACCGAACACATCATCGACCGCGTGCTGGCGCAATCGAAAGTGATGCTCCGGCATTCCAACTGGAGTGTGGCCGAGATCGCGTTCTGTCTCGGCTTCGAATACCCTGCCTATTTCAATAACCTGTTTAAAAAGCAGATCGGCATTACGCCCAAATCGTACCGGGTCCACGAACGGTAA
- a CDS encoding TolC family protein: MTSKKYFPSLLLALSLGGAGEKLCAQTLTLEQAVETAVSNYGSIKAKNNYLNASRATVIQSRKEYLPNFNLSAQQDYGTVNGQNGPLYGMGLSVASSGLPLPDQNWNSAFGALYLTNVNWDFFAFGRARERIHVAQSAVNRDRADLDQEQFQHSVRVAGAYLNLLAAQRLIRSWENNLERANALKTVVVTRAKNGLIPGVDSSLANAEVSNAKISITQARDFEQEQANILARLMGVTEQRFQLDTLLLSRTPRMAAEPAGKPENHPLLRFYSNRIAVSEQQAKYFHTLAMPTFSLFGVFQGRGAGFSSSYAADQTAYTHNYFEGIKPVRYNYLLGIGATWNMTSMLRVRQQVMSQKFISNALKEEYDLADQQLKNQLILSETKISNAIANYREAPVQVRSASDAYLQKSVLYKNGLSNIVDMTQALYVLNRAETSRDIAATNIWQAILLKAAASGDIGIFLNQ, encoded by the coding sequence ATGACGTCAAAGAAGTATTTTCCCTCCCTGCTGCTGGCCCTTTCGCTGGGCGGTGCCGGTGAGAAGCTGTGTGCCCAAACACTTACATTAGAGCAGGCCGTAGAGACCGCCGTGAGCAATTACGGCAGCATTAAGGCCAAAAATAATTACCTCAATGCTTCGAGAGCGACGGTAATCCAGAGCCGGAAGGAATACCTGCCCAATTTCAACCTCTCCGCGCAGCAGGACTACGGCACGGTCAACGGCCAGAACGGCCCGCTTTACGGCATGGGGCTATCGGTAGCTTCGTCGGGGCTGCCGCTGCCGGACCAAAACTGGAACTCCGCATTCGGCGCACTGTACCTGACGAACGTCAACTGGGACTTCTTCGCATTCGGCCGTGCACGTGAACGCATTCACGTAGCGCAGTCGGCCGTGAACCGCGACCGTGCCGACCTCGACCAGGAACAGTTCCAGCACAGCGTGCGCGTGGCCGGGGCGTATCTCAACCTGCTTGCCGCCCAGCGGCTCATCCGGTCGTGGGAAAACAACCTGGAACGCGCCAATGCATTGAAAACCGTAGTGGTAACCCGCGCAAAAAACGGGTTGATCCCCGGCGTGGACTCTTCGCTGGCCAATGCGGAAGTGTCGAATGCCAAGATCAGCATCACACAGGCGCGCGATTTCGAGCAGGAACAGGCCAACATCCTGGCCCGGCTGATGGGCGTCACCGAGCAGCGTTTTCAGCTCGATACATTGCTGCTCTCCCGAACACCGCGCATGGCCGCCGAGCCGGCCGGTAAGCCCGAGAACCACCCGTTGCTGCGGTTTTATTCCAACCGCATTGCCGTAAGCGAGCAGCAGGCCAAATACTTCCACACCCTTGCGATGCCTACATTCTCGCTGTTTGGCGTGTTTCAGGGTCGCGGAGCAGGTTTTTCATCCAGCTACGCCGCCGACCAGACGGCCTACACACACAATTATTTCGAGGGTATCAAACCGGTGAGGTACAATTATCTGCTGGGGATCGGCGCTACCTGGAACATGACGAGCATGCTGCGGGTCCGGCAGCAGGTCATGTCACAGAAATTCATTTCCAATGCATTGAAAGAGGAATACGACCTGGCCGATCAGCAATTGAAAAACCAGCTGATCCTCTCCGAAACGAAGATCAGCAATGCTATTGCCAATTACCGTGAGGCGCCGGTACAGGTACGATCGGCTTCCGACGCCTATTTGCAGAAAAGTGTTTTGTATAAAAACGGCCTCAGCAATATCGTGGACATGACGCAGGCCCTCTATGTGCTCAACCGCGCCGAAACAAGCCGCGACATCGCCGCCACAAACATCTGGCAGGCGATATTACTCAAAGCAGCGGCAAGCGGCGACATCGGCATTTTTCTGAATCAGTAA
- a CDS encoding efflux RND transporter permease subunit — translation MDLIRFALRKPITIMVIVAALFFFGIDAVRKIKVDIFPKLDLPVMYIAHPFGGYTPDQMETFFAKQYINILLYVNGIKSIETKNIQGLTLMKVNFYPGTNMAQASAELSAFTNRAQAIFPPGSNPPFIIRFDASTLPVGQLVLSSEKRSNNELLDLANVYVRSTFTSIPGLVSAPPFGGNIRTIVVKVDPELLRSHNLTPDQLVEALRVNNQTAPSGNVRIGDKNYITPTNTTVRYVKDFENIPLFKGGVQNLYLRDVATVEDGADIATGYGLVNGKRSVYLSIAKGADASTWEVVQNLKKAIPRIQNTLPEDVKVSYEFDQSTYVMNSVKSLLTEGAIGAILTGLMVLLFLGDARGALIVILTIPTSIIAGVLFLNLFGQTINIMTLSGLALAIGILVDESTVTIENIHQHFDMGKPKALAIWDACKEIAFPKLLILFCILAVFAPAFTMGGIPGSLFLPLALAIGFSMIVSYFLAQTFVPVMANWIMKVKHHQKPDGTEMTDAEEFAASGLSKNPDAQKEALIHRADADQNGKISVFERVRARFMRFINRTMPFRKPIVVAYLLVTTALAAFLLNSIGKDVLPKVNGSQFQVRLRAPEGTRMERTEEKTLKTINIIKKIVGPENVSVTSAYVGQHPGLFSVSPIYLFMAGPHEAVLQVGLHEGFHTNLDELKEKIRTEMKQAMPDVTTSFEPIELTDKILSQGSPTPIEVRMSGRDKKLNEQYAQKVIAKLKEISYLRDIQLGQSTKYPAIKIEVDRIRAAQLGVDMNDVSRSLIASTSSSRYTDKNIWVDEKGGFSYAVQVQVPESKMNSVQEMGEIPLLRNANRPVLSDIATITPDTTYGENDNLGAMPVLSVTANLNNTDLGVAQADVRQALASLGELPRGLTVELVGLSQTLTDTLDSLQNGLVVAIVVIFLMLAANFQSFKVSAIVLATVPAVILGSLALLMVTGSTLNLQSYMGIIMSVGVSISNAVLLITNAEQLRKHSGNAIEAAKESAGLRLRPIVMTAVAMVVGMIPMASGLGEAGDQSSPLGRAVIGGLVASTFAALFILPLVFAWGQGKASTQSVSLDPEDEESKYYVPMTR, via the coding sequence ATGGATTTAATACGTTTTGCATTGCGTAAGCCGATCACCATCATGGTGATCGTAGCTGCGTTATTCTTTTTTGGAATTGATGCGGTGCGGAAGATCAAGGTCGATATTTTCCCGAAGCTCGATTTGCCGGTGATGTACATCGCGCACCCTTTCGGGGGCTACACGCCGGACCAGATGGAGACTTTCTTCGCCAAACAGTACATCAACATTCTCCTGTATGTAAACGGTATCAAGAGCATTGAAACGAAGAACATCCAGGGCCTTACCCTGATGAAGGTGAACTTCTACCCCGGCACCAACATGGCGCAGGCGTCGGCGGAGCTCAGCGCATTTACCAACCGCGCGCAGGCCATTTTCCCGCCCGGCTCCAACCCGCCGTTCATTATCCGTTTCGATGCCTCCACATTGCCCGTTGGCCAGCTCGTGCTAAGCTCCGAAAAACGCAGCAATAACGAATTGCTCGACCTGGCGAACGTGTACGTGCGGTCTACATTTACCTCAATACCGGGCCTGGTATCGGCGCCACCTTTCGGCGGTAACATTCGTACGATCGTCGTGAAAGTGGACCCGGAGTTGCTCCGCTCGCACAATCTCACGCCCGATCAGCTCGTGGAAGCATTGCGGGTGAACAACCAGACGGCCCCATCGGGCAACGTGCGCATTGGCGATAAAAACTACATTACCCCCACGAACACGACGGTGCGGTATGTGAAGGATTTTGAAAACATCCCGCTTTTCAAAGGCGGCGTGCAGAACCTTTACCTCCGCGACGTGGCTACCGTGGAAGACGGCGCTGATATAGCCACGGGTTACGGGTTGGTGAACGGCAAGCGGTCGGTGTACCTGAGCATTGCCAAAGGTGCCGACGCGTCGACCTGGGAAGTCGTTCAAAACCTCAAAAAAGCGATCCCGCGTATTCAGAACACATTGCCGGAGGACGTGAAGGTCAGCTACGAGTTCGACCAGTCGACCTATGTAATGAACTCCGTTAAAAGTTTGCTGACCGAAGGTGCTATTGGTGCCATACTCACCGGCCTGATGGTGTTACTCTTCCTCGGCGACGCCCGCGGCGCATTGATCGTAATCCTCACCATCCCGACATCGATCATTGCCGGCGTGTTGTTCCTTAACCTGTTCGGGCAAACGATCAACATCATGACATTGAGTGGGTTAGCACTTGCCATTGGCATTTTGGTGGATGAAAGTACAGTTACGATCGAGAACATCCACCAGCATTTTGACATGGGCAAACCGAAAGCGCTCGCGATCTGGGATGCCTGTAAGGAAATCGCATTCCCTAAGTTGCTGATCCTCTTCTGTATCCTGGCTGTATTCGCTCCGGCGTTCACGATGGGCGGCATTCCCGGATCGCTCTTCCTGCCGCTGGCGCTGGCGATTGGTTTCAGCATGATCGTTTCATATTTCCTCGCGCAGACATTCGTGCCAGTAATGGCCAACTGGATTATGAAAGTGAAGCATCACCAGAAACCCGATGGCACCGAAATGACAGACGCCGAAGAGTTTGCGGCATCGGGCCTGAGCAAAAATCCGGATGCACAGAAGGAGGCACTCATCCACCGTGCCGATGCGGATCAAAACGGCAAAATCAGCGTGTTTGAGCGGGTCAGGGCACGTTTCATGCGCTTTATCAACCGGACAATGCCTTTCCGGAAACCGATCGTGGTCGCCTATCTGCTCGTTACCACGGCTTTGGCGGCATTCCTGCTGAACAGCATTGGCAAAGATGTTTTGCCCAAAGTAAACGGCAGCCAGTTCCAGGTGCGGCTGCGTGCTCCCGAGGGTACACGAATGGAGCGCACGGAGGAGAAAACGCTGAAAACGATTAACATCATCAAAAAGATCGTTGGCCCGGAAAACGTATCGGTCACTTCCGCGTACGTGGGCCAGCACCCGGGATTGTTTTCCGTAAGCCCCATTTACCTGTTTATGGCCGGCCCGCACGAGGCCGTTTTGCAGGTGGGCTTGCATGAAGGATTCCACACCAACCTGGACGAGCTGAAAGAGAAGATCCGTACCGAAATGAAGCAGGCAATGCCCGACGTGACGACTTCTTTCGAACCCATTGAACTTACCGATAAAATCCTCAGCCAAGGCTCACCTACCCCGATCGAAGTACGGATGTCGGGCCGTGACAAGAAGCTGAATGAGCAATATGCGCAAAAAGTCATTGCCAAATTAAAGGAGATCAGCTACTTGCGTGACATTCAGCTGGGACAATCCACCAAGTACCCGGCCATTAAAATCGAGGTAGACCGCATTCGGGCTGCCCAGCTCGGTGTGGATATGAATGATGTTTCCAGATCGCTGATCGCCTCCACATCCTCTTCACGCTATACCGACAAGAATATCTGGGTGGACGAAAAGGGCGGTTTCAGCTATGCGGTGCAGGTTCAGGTCCCTGAAAGTAAAATGAACAGCGTGCAGGAAATGGGCGAGATTCCGCTGCTGCGAAACGCGAACCGCCCCGTGCTGAGCGATATCGCAACCATCACGCCGGATACCACTTACGGCGAAAATGATAACCTCGGTGCCATGCCCGTGCTCTCGGTAACGGCCAATTTGAACAATACCGACCTCGGTGTGGCGCAAGCGGATGTGCGGCAGGCGCTCGCATCCCTCGGCGAACTGCCCCGCGGACTGACCGTTGAGCTGGTGGGCCTGAGCCAAACATTGACCGACACGCTGGACAGCCTGCAAAATGGGCTGGTAGTAGCCATTGTGGTGATATTCCTGATGCTGGCGGCCAACTTTCAATCGTTCAAAGTCTCCGCGATCGTACTCGCAACGGTTCCTGCGGTAATCCTGGGCTCGCTTGCATTGCTGATGGTGACCGGCTCTACATTGAACCTTCAAAGCTACATGGGCATTATCATGTCGGTGGGCGTATCGATTTCGAATGCGGTGCTATTGATCACCAATGCCGAGCAGTTGCGCAAGCACAGCGGCAATGCGATAGAAGCCGCCAAAGAGTCGGCTGGCTTGCGCCTCCGCCCTATCGTGATGACGGCCGTGGCGATGGTGGTGGGTATGATCCCGATGGCGAGCGGGCTCGGCGAAGCGGGCGACCAGTCGTCGCCGCTGGGCCGGGCGGTCATTGGCGGGCTTGTGGCCTCCACGTTTGCCGCATTGTTTATCCTGCCGCTGGTGTTCGCCTGGGGACAGGGCAAGGCCTCTACGCAAAGCGTTTCCCTCGACCCCGAGGATGAAGAGAGTAAGTACTACGTTCCAATGACCCGTTAA
- a CDS encoding efflux RND transporter periplasmic adaptor subunit → MKHIHHIAITVLVASTVLQSCGSSRAEEEERKKAAAEASAEAPAVDAFPLKKEQLASDIQIPGELIAFQHVDIYAKVSSFVKKLHVDVGTEVREGQLLATMEAPEITSQLVTSESRLKSFEAIYQASKANYERLLETSKTPGTVSQNDLDVALAKQRSDLAQLDAARSASREITDTRNYLEIRAPFSGIISARNVSTGAYVGPSGKGSEFPLFTLVEQRKLRLVVSVPEQYTSYLKNQSQVSFKVKSLPNQQFPARVSRLAGALDTRLRSQRTEMDVINSDRKLLPGMIAEVTIPLAGDANTFAVPRSAVLNSTQGTYVIKVVDRRAVWVPVKTGSSSSDKTEIFGDVKEGDVLVKVANEEIRDNSDLKNVKQADI, encoded by the coding sequence ATGAAACATATTCATCACATCGCCATCACCGTGCTCGTTGCCAGTACCGTCCTGCAAAGCTGCGGTTCGTCGCGGGCCGAAGAAGAAGAGCGCAAAAAGGCCGCTGCCGAAGCGAGCGCCGAAGCACCCGCAGTGGACGCATTCCCACTTAAAAAAGAGCAACTGGCATCGGACATCCAGATTCCAGGCGAACTGATCGCTTTCCAGCACGTCGATATTTATGCCAAAGTGAGCAGCTTTGTCAAAAAACTGCACGTGGATGTGGGTACCGAGGTGCGGGAAGGCCAGTTGCTGGCCACAATGGAGGCTCCCGAGATTACCTCCCAGCTCGTCACGAGCGAATCCCGGTTGAAATCGTTCGAAGCCATTTACCAGGCCAGTAAGGCCAATTACGAACGTCTGCTCGAAACCAGCAAAACGCCAGGCACGGTGTCGCAAAACGACCTGGATGTGGCCCTGGCTAAGCAACGCTCCGATCTCGCCCAGCTCGACGCAGCGCGTTCGGCGAGCCGCGAAATCACCGACACCCGCAATTACCTCGAAATCCGGGCGCCATTCAGCGGCATTATCTCCGCGCGTAATGTGAGCACGGGCGCTTACGTGGGGCCGTCGGGCAAAGGCTCCGAATTTCCATTGTTCACACTGGTGGAGCAGCGCAAGTTGCGTTTGGTGGTGAGTGTGCCGGAGCAATACACCAGCTATCTCAAAAATCAGAGCCAGGTTTCGTTCAAAGTGAAGTCGCTGCCCAACCAGCAGTTCCCGGCCAGAGTATCGCGCCTCGCGGGGGCGCTCGATACGCGATTACGCTCGCAACGCACGGAAATGGATGTAATTAACAGTGATAGAAAACTTTTACCCGGTATGATCGCCGAAGTGACTATTCCGCTGGCCGGCGACGCGAATACTTTTGCCGTTCCCCGCTCGGCTGTGCTGAATTCTACGCAAGGCACTTATGTGATCAAAGTAGTGGATCGTCGTGCCGTATGGGTGCCGGTGAAAACAGGCAGCAGCAGCTCGGATAAGACCGAAATTTTCGGCGATGTGAAGGAGGGTGATGTGCTTGTGAAAGTCGCTAATGAAGAGATACGCGACAATTCGGATCTTAAAAATGTGAAGCAGGCCGATATATAG
- a CDS encoding DUF6134 family protein — MLVISMARGQNVYDVIVAGRTIGSLKVFDEKGKDNVETHRIESDFKVMFYKGSYSTQTNYVQGKLVSATCAHHVNGDLKEKTLTKTSSKTLYEVLFSGEDGEDKPAAVVNKPIMSTITSLYYKEPINITEVYSERYGKMCNIRKLSEGKYGVTLPDGKEGVYSYKNGLCREVKTDLAGFKLRIVLNEGKTAMR, encoded by the coding sequence ATGCTTGTCATTTCAATGGCCAGGGGCCAGAACGTCTACGATGTGATCGTGGCGGGAAGGACCATCGGCTCTCTGAAAGTATTCGATGAAAAAGGCAAGGACAATGTGGAAACGCATCGTATCGAGTCCGATTTCAAGGTCATGTTCTACAAGGGTTCCTACTCAACCCAAACCAATTACGTGCAGGGCAAGCTGGTATCAGCCACCTGTGCGCACCACGTCAACGGCGACCTGAAAGAGAAAACGCTGACGAAAACCAGCTCCAAGACGCTTTACGAGGTACTTTTTTCAGGCGAAGATGGCGAGGACAAGCCGGCTGCGGTGGTAAACAAGCCGATTATGAGCACTATTACGAGCTTGTATTACAAAGAGCCTATCAACATTACAGAGGTGTATTCCGAACGGTACGGCAAGATGTGTAACATCCGGAAACTCTCTGAGGGCAAATATGGTGTGACGCTGCCGGACGGCAAGGAAGGTGTGTATTCTTACAAAAACGGCCTTTGCCGTGAGGTAAAGACCGATCTTGCAGGTTTTAAACTGAGAATTGTATTGAATGAGGGCAAAACGGCCATGCGTTAG
- a CDS encoding serine hydrolase domain-containing protein, translated as MRAFFTLLFLLTTFTTWAQPADNDRLDKIRAAWPVVEKMYRDYAEKNHFPGLAFGLVVDGKLLLSGGQGFSEIASSTKATPQSLFRIASMSKSVTAMGILALQKEGKLKLDDPAFLYIPELKSMPTLTRDAPPITIRHLLTHMAGFPEDNPWGDRQLDTKDDELIALISKGISFSNVPGVTYEYSNLGFAMLGKIISNVSGKPYQQYINEVIFTPLGMKNTIWEYSEAPAHLLAHGYRYEDEVWKEEALEHDGTYGAMGGLITSIDDFSKYVAFHLSAWPPSSDAETGPVLRADVREMQMPWNFTSLNASYKYPGGRSCAMVSAYGYGLRWSRDCEGRTGIGHTGGLPGFGSQWQILPEYGIGIIAHANRTYAGMATINTAVLDTIIAIAGLKPLPVRVSQVLKQRKEQLVKLLPGWENAEQSGIFAENFFPDRSLAHRRKELDALLTKTGKITGATDMVAENQLRGTFKLTCTSGSIRVYFTLSPENPALIQQLDFSLGK; from the coding sequence ATGCGAGCCTTTTTTACATTACTCTTTCTTCTGACAACATTCACAACCTGGGCGCAGCCCGCAGATAATGACCGGCTCGACAAAATCCGGGCGGCATGGCCGGTCGTGGAGAAGATGTACCGTGACTACGCGGAGAAAAACCATTTCCCCGGCCTCGCGTTCGGGCTGGTGGTGGATGGGAAGCTGCTGCTGTCGGGTGGGCAGGGCTTTTCAGAGATCGCGAGCTCGACAAAAGCGACGCCCCAATCGCTTTTCCGCATTGCATCCATGTCGAAAAGTGTAACGGCTATGGGCATACTGGCACTCCAGAAGGAAGGCAAATTGAAGCTCGACGACCCGGCATTCCTCTACATTCCTGAACTGAAAAGCATGCCGACGCTTACCCGGGACGCGCCGCCGATTACCATTCGCCACTTGCTCACGCACATGGCCGGTTTCCCGGAAGACAATCCCTGGGGCGACCGCCAGCTTGATACGAAAGACGATGAGCTGATCGCATTGATTTCCAAAGGCATATCATTCTCCAACGTGCCCGGAGTGACCTACGAATACAGTAACCTCGGCTTTGCAATGCTCGGGAAGATTATTTCGAATGTGTCGGGCAAGCCGTATCAGCAGTATATCAATGAGGTCATTTTCACTCCGCTTGGCATGAAAAATACCATTTGGGAGTATTCGGAAGCACCCGCGCACCTGCTCGCGCACGGCTACCGGTATGAGGACGAGGTCTGGAAAGAAGAGGCGCTGGAACACGACGGGACCTACGGCGCAATGGGTGGCCTGATTACGTCCATCGACGATTTCAGCAAGTACGTCGCATTCCATTTGTCGGCCTGGCCGCCTTCCTCAGACGCTGAAACCGGCCCTGTACTGCGCGCCGACGTGCGTGAAATGCAAATGCCCTGGAATTTCACCAGCTTGAATGCCTCCTACAAATATCCCGGTGGCCGCTCCTGCGCTATGGTGTCGGCTTATGGCTATGGATTGCGGTGGAGCCGTGACTGCGAGGGGCGCACGGGCATCGGGCACACGGGCGGCTTGCCGGGCTTCGGTAGCCAATGGCAGATTTTACCCGAATACGGCATCGGCATCATTGCCCATGCGAACCGGACGTACGCGGGCATGGCGACGATCAATACCGCTGTGCTGGACACGATCATCGCCATAGCGGGCCTGAAACCGCTGCCCGTGCGCGTGTCGCAGGTTTTGAAACAACGCAAAGAGCAGCTTGTAAAACTGCTTCCCGGCTGGGAGAATGCGGAGCAAAGCGGGATTTTTGCGGAAAATTTCTTTCCCGACCGCTCGCTGGCACACCGGCGCAAAGAGCTGGACGCATTGCTTACCAAAACGGGAAAGATCACCGGAGCGACCGATATGGTAGCTGAAAACCAGCTTCGCGGCACGTTTAAACTCACCTGCACGTCGGGAAGTATCCGCGTGTATTTCACGCTCTCGCCCGAGAACCCGGCGCTGATCCAGCAGCTCGATTTTTCATTAGGCAAATAG
- a CDS encoding MFS transporter, translating into MNYSIFAPSDSRRYLRWAVAAFFFVQGLSFAAWASRIPDIKNMLHLTEGGLGTVLLALPLGLMASLPISGWMVTHYGSKKMVLIGAILYAITLTFIGFVTRTEQLVIALFAFGLWGNLTNIAVNTQAVAVEQVYGKSIMASFHGLWSLAGFVSAMIGSLFISVHVPPHIHFIVIALFAFAIIFTAYKHTMPDTEKEAGEEQPMFVKPDRDLLILGLIGFCAMVCEGAMFDWSGVYFQEAVHVPASLTTLGYVAFMGTMTGGRFAGDWLANRLGRRTMLQLSGTLMGTGLAIAVAFPHLVTATIGFLLVGFGVSSVVPLVYSATGRSKTMSPGMALAAVSSISFIGFLIGPPLIGIVAQFANLRWSFAIVGLLATLTAYLSTKARLID; encoded by the coding sequence ATGAATTATTCAATTTTCGCCCCTTCCGATTCGAGACGCTACCTGAGATGGGCCGTGGCTGCATTCTTCTTCGTCCAGGGCCTAAGCTTCGCCGCATGGGCAAGCCGAATCCCCGATATTAAAAACATGCTGCACCTGACGGAAGGCGGACTGGGCACCGTGCTGCTCGCGCTTCCACTCGGGCTGATGGCCAGCCTGCCGATCTCCGGCTGGATGGTGACGCATTACGGCAGCAAAAAGATGGTGCTGATCGGCGCGATCCTGTACGCTATCACGCTGACATTCATTGGTTTCGTCACGCGCACCGAGCAGCTCGTGATCGCATTGTTCGCATTCGGACTCTGGGGCAATCTCACCAACATCGCTGTAAACACCCAGGCGGTGGCCGTGGAGCAGGTTTACGGAAAATCCATTATGGCATCGTTTCACGGATTGTGGAGCCTTGCAGGTTTCGTGAGCGCGATGATCGGCTCACTCTTTATTTCGGTACATGTCCCTCCTCATATTCATTTTATCGTGATCGCATTGTTCGCGTTCGCGATCATTTTTACGGCCTACAAGCACACCATGCCGGACACTGAAAAAGAAGCAGGCGAAGAGCAGCCGATGTTCGTCAAACCGGACCGTGACCTGCTGATCCTCGGCCTGATTGGCTTCTGTGCGATGGTTTGCGAAGGGGCCATGTTCGATTGGAGCGGCGTTTATTTCCAGGAGGCAGTACACGTTCCGGCTTCACTCACCACCCTCGGCTACGTGGCATTTATGGGTACAATGACCGGCGGACGTTTCGCCGGCGACTGGCTCGCCAACCGCCTCGGACGCAGAACCATGTTGCAGCTCAGCGGTACATTAATGGGCACCGGCCTGGCCATCGCAGTTGCATTCCCACATCTGGTTACCGCCACGATCGGCTTTCTATTGGTTGGTTTCGGTGTATCATCGGTAGTTCCGCTGGTGTACAGCGCAACAGGACGGTCCAAAACGATGTCGCCGGGAATGGCCCTTGCGGCGGTTTCTTCCATCAGCTTCATCGGCTTCCTCATCGGCCCCCCGTTGATCGGTATCGTGGCGCAATTCGCTAACCTGCGCTGGTCGTTCGCCATCGTGGGCCTGCTGGCAACGCTGACAGCCTATCTTTCAACCAAAGCCCGATTGATCGACTAA
- a CDS encoding alpha/beta fold hydrolase: MKKITLGISLLLLSLTAVNAQNDTLRPLDMNLEAYTYPFPVDYLEFESQGEKLRMAYMDVRPARANGKAVMLLHGKNFNGAYWEETAKALAEKGFRVVIPDQIGFGKSTKPLHFQYSFHELAANTKKVLDKLGITKISVLGHSMGGMVATRFVLMYPEMVTKFILENPIGLEDYKLKVPFQPVDKWYMSELKSDFNSIKNYQLNSYYDGKWKDSYTKWANLLAGWTLGKDYPRVAWNSALTYDMIYTQPVCYEFGQIKAPTLLIIGQRDRSAVGKNLAPEDVRKTLGNYPQLGRQTKAKIANSELVELDNIGHLPHIEDFNKFITPLLRFLEK; the protein is encoded by the coding sequence ATGAAAAAAATCACCCTGGGCATTAGCCTGCTTCTCCTTTCACTCACTGCGGTAAATGCGCAAAACGACACGCTGCGGCCACTCGATATGAATTTGGAAGCCTACACCTACCCTTTTCCTGTCGACTATCTGGAATTCGAATCGCAAGGTGAGAAGCTACGCATGGCCTACATGGACGTGCGTCCTGCGCGCGCGAACGGGAAGGCGGTAATGCTGCTGCACGGGAAGAATTTCAATGGCGCATACTGGGAAGAAACGGCGAAAGCGCTCGCTGAAAAAGGGTTCCGCGTCGTCATCCCAGACCAGATCGGTTTCGGAAAATCCACGAAACCGCTGCACTTTCAATACTCCTTTCACGAACTGGCAGCGAATACGAAAAAGGTGCTAGACAAGCTCGGCATCACGAAAATCTCGGTATTAGGCCATTCTATGGGCGGAATGGTCGCTACGCGATTCGTGCTGATGTACCCTGAGATGGTCACGAAATTCATCCTGGAAAACCCGATCGGCCTGGAAGATTACAAGTTGAAAGTACCGTTTCAGCCGGTGGATAAATGGTATATGAGCGAGCTCAAAAGCGACTTCAATTCCATTAAAAATTACCAGCTCAACAGCTACTACGACGGCAAATGGAAGGATTCTTACACGAAATGGGCCAACCTGCTCGCCGGCTGGACGCTTGGAAAAGATTATCCCAGAGTTGCCTGGAACAGCGCATTGACCTACGATATGATCTACACACAGCCCGTTTGTTACGAATTCGGGCAGATCAAGGCGCCTACGCTGCTCATCATCGGCCAGCGCGACCGAAGCGCCGTCGGCAAAAACCTGGCGCCCGAGGATGTCCGAAAAACGCTCGGAAATTATCCGCAGCTCGGCAGGCAAACGAAAGCGAAGATCGCAAACAGCGAATTAGTGGAATTGGACAACATCGGGCATTTACCACATATCGAGGATTTCAACAAGTTCATCACGCCGTTGCTGCGGTTTTTAGAGAAGTGA